The following coding sequences lie in one Candidatus Nitrospira allomarina genomic window:
- a CDS encoding polyprenyl synthetase family protein: MNIQAYLDQQRQRVDQFLEKSIPLLSANPQRLYESMRYSLLGGGKRIRPILTIAAAQALGYDRDAMLPFAASLEFVHTYSLIHDDLPAMDDDDYRRGRLTNHKVFGDGMAILAGDALLTMAFELCSQVDGTKGFSTAQQLAIVRELAKGSGHQGMVGGQVMDIQAENQEIDLAHLQRIHTFKTGRLIRAAVRIGSIIGEATTQQMQCLTNYSEDIGLAFQIADDVLDMVGTREELGKDAGTDERRGKRTYPSFFGIDGARQLGEECVQRAIARLNTFDKQADPLRHIATYIMARRS, encoded by the coding sequence GTGAACATTCAAGCCTATTTAGACCAACAGCGCCAACGGGTTGACCAGTTTTTGGAGAAGAGCATACCTCTGCTCTCGGCCAATCCTCAACGATTGTATGAGTCCATGCGGTATAGCCTTCTGGGTGGAGGAAAACGCATTCGTCCGATTTTAACGATTGCCGCTGCCCAGGCGCTGGGGTATGACCGGGACGCCATGTTACCGTTCGCCGCTTCTTTGGAGTTTGTCCATACGTATTCTCTTATTCATGATGATCTTCCGGCGATGGATGACGATGACTATCGGCGAGGCCGGTTAACCAATCACAAAGTATTTGGCGATGGCATGGCGATTTTGGCAGGTGATGCGTTGTTGACGATGGCGTTTGAATTATGTAGTCAAGTTGATGGCACAAAGGGTTTCTCGACCGCTCAGCAGTTAGCCATTGTGCGGGAACTGGCAAAGGGTTCTGGCCACCAGGGAATGGTGGGCGGACAGGTAATGGATATTCAGGCGGAAAATCAGGAGATTGATTTAGCTCACCTCCAACGAATCCACACCTTTAAGACTGGGCGTCTGATCCGTGCCGCAGTCCGGATTGGCAGCATTATCGGAGAGGCCACGACCCAGCAAATGCAATGTTTAACCAACTATTCCGAGGATATTGGGCTGGCCTTTCAGATTGCCGATGATGTGTTGGACATGGTTGGGACACGGGAAGAATTGGGAAAGGATGCAGGGACGGATGAAAGAAGAGGAAAGCGGACCTATCCTTCATTTTTTGGGATTGATGGCGCGAGGCAACTGGGAGAGGAATGTGTCCAGCGGGCGATAGCCCGATTGAATACTTTTGATAAACAGGCTGACCCCTTACGACACATTGCCACGTATATAATGGCCCGACGGTCTTGA
- the hpnA gene encoding hopanoid-associated sugar epimerase, with the protein MKVLITGSSGFIGAAVTRAVVAKGDEVRVLIRPTSNRKNLEGLHVETVQGDLQDPLSLKKAIAGCEGLYHVAAHYALWDRDPSIFYSINVEGTKNLFRAARESGVQRIVYTSTIGAIGLPDKGGLGNETLFPSLAQLAGDYKRSKFLAEQEVLRMAQEGLPVVIVNPTAPVGERDVKPTPTGQIIVDFMRGRMLAYIETGMNLVDVEDVAIGHIRAMERGRVGERYILGNQNLTLKEVCQMLSRITGVPAPRLQLPWRLVLPMAHVNQWIANLVTHRPPRIPLEGVRMAKYHMHYDCTKARQELSLPQIPVETALKKAVQWFRQHGYG; encoded by the coding sequence ATGAAAGTACTCATTACAGGGTCTTCGGGTTTCATTGGGGCTGCGGTGACACGAGCAGTCGTTGCGAAAGGCGATGAGGTCCGTGTACTAATTCGGCCCACAAGTAATCGGAAAAATCTTGAAGGGTTACACGTCGAAACTGTTCAGGGAGATTTGCAGGATCCCTTGTCCCTCAAGAAAGCTATTGCCGGCTGCGAAGGGCTTTATCACGTGGCGGCGCATTATGCGTTGTGGGATCGAGACCCTTCTATCTTTTATTCCATCAATGTCGAGGGGACCAAAAATTTATTCCGTGCAGCAAGGGAATCAGGCGTTCAACGAATAGTCTACACTAGCACAATTGGTGCGATCGGGTTGCCTGATAAAGGAGGCCTTGGAAATGAAACCCTCTTTCCTTCCTTGGCCCAACTGGCAGGGGATTATAAGCGATCTAAATTTTTGGCTGAGCAGGAAGTCCTTCGCATGGCTCAAGAGGGGTTGCCGGTGGTTATTGTCAATCCAACGGCTCCAGTGGGAGAGCGTGACGTCAAGCCCACTCCAACTGGCCAAATAATTGTAGATTTTATGCGTGGCCGAATGTTGGCGTATATTGAGACCGGGATGAATTTGGTGGATGTTGAAGATGTGGCCATAGGGCATATCCGGGCGATGGAGCGCGGTCGGGTGGGTGAGCGGTATATTCTGGGAAATCAAAATCTTACACTGAAAGAAGTATGTCAGATGCTCAGCCGAATAACGGGAGTGCCTGCCCCGCGGCTTCAATTGCCTTGGCGGCTTGTCCTTCCCATGGCGCATGTGAATCAATGGATTGCCAATCTGGTCACCCATCGTCCACCCAGAATTCCTTTGGAAGGAGTGCGGATGGCCAAGTATCATATGCATTATGATTGCACGAAGGCGCGCCAGGAACTGTCGCTTCCCCAAATCCCGGTGGAAACAGCACTCAAAAAAGCCGTGCAGTGGTTTCGCCAGCACGGATACGGCTGA
- a CDS encoding phage holin family protein has protein sequence MKGFLIRCGITGFAVLLASQIIPGIEITGVASGIAAVVILAFLNSIIRPVLYLLSAPFIFVTLGLFMVLINGFLLYLVSILVKGFIVSGFWPAVGGAIIISLVSGVLNLWISEQGQIEIVTHSSSGRKIRHIN, from the coding sequence ATGAAGGGATTTCTAATTCGATGCGGGATCACGGGGTTTGCGGTATTGTTGGCAAGCCAGATAATCCCCGGCATTGAAATCACAGGGGTTGCGTCGGGGATTGCCGCAGTGGTCATTCTTGCATTTCTCAATTCCATCATCCGCCCCGTGCTTTATTTACTTTCAGCCCCATTTATTTTCGTAACCTTAGGGCTATTCATGGTTCTCATTAATGGATTCCTCCTCTATCTGGTATCGATTCTGGTGAAAGGATTTATTGTTTCTGGATTTTGGCCAGCGGTGGGCGGCGCGATCATTATTAGTCTGGTTAGTGGGGTATTAAATCTCTGGATTTCCGAACAAGGCCAAATAGAAATTGTCACGCATTCTTCATCGGGTCGAAAAATTCGCCATATAAATTAA
- a CDS encoding ATP-binding protein: MSNRLESTLATKQQSTLQKILTSVVNEVGMEAVLVAIMTHDGGPLVEQVSRGFSPREVRAILRALSMEDLKSLAVRNGGGGELESVLRIRMVTPGSKVALVLPLKFGGRVYGTLVLARRENSALTKREKTTLSTNVSHISTELKKAGLFGSSLILSKPVVGNEPLAMGVAGEEGPAPVARTYSNAEVQERIGSILTEEVNGGLSFDRGWVSIYDPLAATLEVLGVFGTQKKDVSPGQLLSLDDSASGWSVRHRKPRCDNNLASTQGRFHDYKQLYRDRFASTIVVPFYVRGRVAGTVTLASKNPNNFDQIGTESKSLEAISTKLVELFEDPSCHLSVMEVAPIQPEQPALKGQVITAQPEGGDVRKEERRAALHEVSSFLATEIREPIGFIRAQLEEITTDADLDFDSQTRVENAMRDMIRIETVLNEILDFAKPLELDRKMCRVQDLLDKAFSLVSTDIRVNRIEVLKKVPARLAQVRWDEVKMQHVFLCIFKNAIEAMSPGGHLRVEVMLTRARKPELQIIIANDGVPIPAEFVDKVFEPYFTTKRSGTGLGLATVKKVVEEHQGQISIASEPEKGTTVTILMPAPRPRTPYRPRRPA; this comes from the coding sequence ATGTCCAATCGTCTTGAATCCACACTAGCAACCAAGCAACAAAGTACCCTTCAAAAGATTCTGACTTCCGTGGTCAATGAGGTCGGGATGGAAGCGGTCTTGGTCGCGATTATGACTCATGATGGTGGACCATTGGTCGAGCAGGTTTCCCGTGGGTTTTCCCCTAGAGAAGTCCGCGCGATTCTTCGTGCGCTTTCAATGGAGGATTTGAAAAGTTTGGCCGTTCGGAATGGTGGGGGCGGAGAGTTGGAGAGCGTACTCAGAATTCGCATGGTGACTCCTGGGAGCAAGGTTGCTTTGGTCCTTCCCTTAAAGTTTGGCGGCCGGGTGTATGGCACACTGGTATTGGCCCGAAGAGAAAATTCCGCGCTGACCAAAAGAGAAAAGACGACTCTCTCCACCAATGTCTCGCATATTTCCACAGAATTAAAGAAAGCGGGGCTATTTGGTTCCTCACTGATATTGAGCAAGCCAGTAGTGGGTAATGAGCCTTTAGCGATGGGTGTGGCTGGAGAAGAGGGGCCTGCGCCCGTGGCTCGAACGTATTCGAATGCGGAAGTCCAAGAGCGGATAGGGAGCATTTTGACGGAAGAAGTCAATGGGGGGCTGTCCTTTGATCGCGGCTGGGTCAGCATCTATGACCCTCTTGCCGCGACGCTGGAAGTGTTGGGTGTATTCGGAACTCAGAAAAAAGATGTGAGCCCAGGGCAGCTTCTCTCTCTAGATGATTCGGCTTCCGGATGGTCTGTTCGTCATCGAAAGCCTCGCTGTGACAATAATTTGGCTTCGACCCAAGGCCGTTTTCACGACTATAAACAGCTCTATCGTGATCGGTTCGCGTCGACCATTGTCGTTCCTTTTTACGTCAGGGGACGGGTGGCGGGGACTGTTACGTTAGCGTCAAAAAATCCCAATAATTTCGATCAAATTGGGACCGAATCGAAAAGCCTCGAGGCCATTTCGACCAAATTGGTGGAATTGTTTGAAGACCCGTCGTGTCATCTCTCCGTCATGGAGGTTGCCCCGATTCAACCCGAACAACCTGCTCTCAAAGGGCAGGTGATTACTGCTCAACCGGAGGGAGGGGATGTTCGTAAGGAAGAGCGACGTGCCGCACTGCATGAAGTGAGCTCGTTTCTGGCTACAGAAATCCGTGAACCTATTGGGTTTATCAGGGCTCAGTTAGAAGAAATTACGACCGATGCCGACCTTGATTTCGATTCGCAAACCCGGGTGGAAAATGCCATGCGGGATATGATTCGTATTGAAACGGTCTTAAATGAAATTCTGGATTTTGCCAAACCGTTGGAACTTGATCGAAAAATGTGCCGGGTTCAGGATTTATTGGATAAGGCTTTTTCGTTGGTGTCGACGGACATTCGCGTCAATCGGATTGAGGTCCTCAAAAAGGTGCCGGCTCGGTTGGCCCAAGTCCGTTGGGATGAAGTGAAAATGCAGCATGTATTCCTGTGTATTTTCAAAAATGCCATTGAAGCCATGTCTCCAGGAGGGCATTTGCGTGTGGAAGTCATGCTCACTAGAGCTCGAAAACCGGAACTTCAGATAATTATCGCCAATGATGGAGTGCCCATACCGGCCGAATTTGTGGATAAGGTGTTTGAACCCTATTTCACCACAAAACGATCAGGGACTGGATTGGGTTTGGCGACCGTGAAAAAAGTCGTTGAGGAGCACCAGGGTCAGATCAGTATCGCTAGTGAGCCAGAAAAGGGAACGACCGTCACTATTCTTATGCCAGCCCCACGACCACGAACTCCATATCGGCCACGCCGTCCAGCTTGA
- a CDS encoding SAM-dependent methyltransferase, with amino-acid sequence MNRIDTELGKALKAKIRTQGPMTFRDFMAAALYDETMGFYAKAPKIGSPDGPFDTNARFRAFGYAIAQAIRYAEKALGFHLRVLELGGGTGQLGNNIISFLENAHEYLVLDPSPGLRDQQKQKGLHAINNLDCLTPGPTFVFGNEVLDALPVHRVMGMGHEEVLELYVDLDEDGEFFEQSCTLSTRELAERLSDDRVQLGRGQVAEICLELKQFLKSIGRVVDPGYVIFIDYGDHASNLYSHRHRNGTLRSFHHQHQVYDPFFAVGQQDLTADVDYTAACFIAEEVGFEVAGPIPQGTWLRNLGILDYKGPTGLRESDQEEIDVLTRPAGLGSTFDILVFKTKGLPDGPGLQPIS; translated from the coding sequence TTGAACCGGATTGATACGGAGCTTGGAAAGGCCTTAAAAGCCAAAATTCGAACGCAAGGGCCAATGACCTTCAGGGACTTTATGGCGGCGGCCTTATATGACGAAACTATGGGGTTTTATGCAAAGGCACCCAAAATTGGGAGTCCTGATGGGCCGTTTGACACTAATGCAAGATTTCGGGCATTCGGATATGCCATTGCCCAAGCCATCAGGTATGCCGAAAAGGCGTTGGGATTTCACCTGCGGGTCTTGGAATTAGGTGGAGGAACAGGCCAGTTGGGGAACAATATTATTTCATTTCTTGAAAACGCTCATGAATACCTAGTTCTAGACCCAAGCCCTGGGTTGCGGGACCAGCAAAAACAAAAAGGATTGCACGCGATCAACAATTTGGACTGTTTAACTCCAGGACCGACATTTGTGTTCGGGAACGAAGTGCTTGATGCGTTACCCGTTCATCGAGTAATGGGAATGGGCCATGAAGAAGTATTGGAATTGTATGTGGATCTGGATGAGGATGGCGAGTTTTTTGAGCAATCATGTACACTTTCAACGAGGGAGCTAGCCGAGCGGTTGAGTGACGATAGGGTGCAGCTTGGGCGAGGGCAAGTCGCAGAAATCTGTTTGGAGTTGAAACAATTCCTCAAAAGCATAGGGAGAGTTGTGGATCCAGGGTATGTAATTTTTATCGATTATGGTGATCATGCCTCAAATTTATATTCACATCGGCATAGAAATGGGACTCTACGTTCCTTCCATCACCAGCACCAAGTGTATGACCCGTTTTTCGCTGTGGGCCAACAAGACTTGACGGCAGACGTGGATTATACGGCTGCTTGCTTTATCGCAGAGGAAGTTGGTTTTGAGGTAGCAGGGCCTATCCCGCAAGGAACATGGCTGAGAAATCTTGGAATTCTGGATTATAAAGGGCCAACGGGTCTTAGGGAGTCTGATCAAGAAGAGATTGATGTGCTAACTAGGCCGGCCGGCTTGGGAAGTACTTTTGACATTCTCGTATTCAAAACTAAGGGTCTCCCTGATGGGCCAGGTCTACAGCCTATTTCATAA
- a CDS encoding SLC13 family permease codes for MNSDHLFFLGLMGILLVLFIWERWRYDLVALSALLLSTVLGFVPSEEAFLGFGHPAVVTVAAVLIISRGLSNAGVVEILTRYVKGATSFSPSLHVAVLSSLGGLISTVMNNVGALALLMPVAIQSSVEAKRSPAVVLMPLAFGTILGGMVTLIGTPPNIIVAHYRAEVTGEPFGMFDFTPVGGIMALVGILFVALVGWRLIPIARRSQNAPQDLFSIQEYLTEVEVPENSKAIGKSLSELELATEDSDALIIGLVRGDQSIRGAAWREHIQAGDVLVLEAGPQGINKFVSTLGLKLTGTQPKEEVQDSEKKPSAAKDGDMLLEAVIPPDRSWLVGRMAGSLKLRSRFGINLLGASRQGTPYRGRLREFRFKAGDVLLLQGEKDRVLEVIGLLGCLPLAERGIQLGKPGQAWLAGGVFALALGSAMTGLASLPIALICAALGMVLFNIVSPRDVYQAVDWPVLVLLGAMIPIGQALERSGATTLLAQFLVGMMEEFPPVMLLGLIMVMTMTLSDVMNNAATAVVMAPLSVAVALNLGVNTDPFLMAVAIGASCAFLTPIGHQNNLLVMGPGGYRFGDYWRMGLPLELLILVVSLPLLVFMWPLTGQG; via the coding sequence GTGAACAGTGACCACCTCTTTTTCCTGGGCCTAATGGGAATCCTGTTGGTGCTCTTTATCTGGGAACGATGGCGCTATGATCTCGTCGCCCTCAGTGCTTTGCTCCTTTCAACCGTGTTGGGGTTCGTTCCCTCCGAAGAAGCATTTTTAGGATTTGGTCATCCTGCCGTGGTCACCGTGGCGGCTGTGTTAATTATCAGTCGTGGATTGAGTAACGCGGGGGTCGTGGAAATTCTTACGCGTTATGTCAAGGGTGCCACGTCTTTTTCCCCGTCCCTTCATGTGGCTGTCTTATCTTCTCTCGGTGGATTGATTTCAACCGTCATGAATAATGTGGGAGCCTTGGCGTTACTGATGCCGGTGGCAATTCAATCGTCCGTTGAGGCCAAGCGGTCCCCGGCCGTGGTGTTGATGCCCTTGGCTTTTGGAACGATTTTGGGCGGTATGGTTACTTTAATCGGGACACCTCCCAATATCATTGTGGCCCATTACCGCGCAGAAGTTACCGGCGAGCCATTCGGGATGTTCGATTTCACTCCTGTAGGAGGAATCATGGCGCTGGTGGGAATTCTCTTTGTGGCGCTGGTGGGTTGGCGTCTCATTCCCATTGCTCGACGGTCTCAGAATGCGCCGCAAGACCTGTTTTCAATACAGGAATATTTGACAGAGGTTGAGGTGCCTGAAAATTCAAAGGCAATAGGAAAATCCCTGTCTGAACTGGAATTGGCCACTGAGGATTCCGACGCCTTAATTATTGGGTTGGTGCGGGGTGACCAATCTATTCGGGGGGCGGCTTGGAGGGAACACATTCAAGCTGGCGATGTCCTCGTCCTTGAGGCAGGACCACAAGGTATTAATAAATTTGTGTCCACATTGGGTTTGAAGTTAACGGGAACTCAGCCAAAGGAGGAGGTTCAGGATTCTGAAAAAAAGCCATCAGCAGCTAAGGATGGAGATATGCTGTTGGAGGCTGTCATCCCTCCTGATCGTTCTTGGTTGGTCGGGCGAATGGCGGGTTCTTTAAAGCTGCGAAGCCGGTTTGGAATTAATCTGTTAGGAGCATCTCGTCAAGGCACTCCTTACCGTGGCAGGCTGAGGGAATTTCGGTTCAAAGCCGGCGATGTGCTGCTGCTGCAGGGAGAAAAGGACCGGGTCCTGGAAGTGATCGGACTCCTCGGATGTCTTCCCTTGGCCGAGCGAGGAATTCAGTTGGGAAAGCCTGGTCAGGCGTGGCTGGCTGGGGGGGTATTCGCCCTGGCCTTGGGCAGCGCCATGACCGGATTGGCGTCACTTCCGATTGCATTGATTTGTGCCGCCTTGGGGATGGTCCTATTCAATATTGTATCTCCGAGGGATGTGTATCAAGCCGTGGATTGGCCGGTCCTGGTATTGTTGGGGGCTATGATTCCAATTGGGCAAGCTCTGGAACGAAGTGGAGCAACGACCCTGTTGGCTCAGTTTCTGGTTGGCATGATGGAGGAGTTTCCCCCCGTAATGCTCTTAGGCCTGATTATGGTCATGACGATGACCTTGTCGGATGTCATGAATAATGCGGCAACGGCCGTCGTCATGGCACCATTAAGTGTCGCGGTGGCCCTGAATCTTGGGGTGAATACAGATCCCTTTCTCATGGCGGTGGCTATCGGGGCATCGTGTGCCTTTTTGACTCCAATAGGTCATCAAAATAATTTATTGGTCATGGGGCCCGGAGGATATCGATTTGGGGACTATTGGCGGATGGGATTGCCTTTAGAGTTGTTGATTCTTGTGGTCTCCCTCCCTCTCTTAGTCTTCATGTGGCCCTTAACGGGTCAAGGGTAA
- a CDS encoding potassium channel family protein: protein MPTDLDPFRTLLSRIILVVMLFCFLTGILWLDRNGLKDQIDGEISFSDVIYFTMVTVTTVGYGDIVPVTTRARLIDALVVTPVRIFLWVIFLGTAYQLAFRQFTEVFRMAKLQRSLDQHVVICGFGHTGYSTVKELLAKGTNPDHILVIDPGEERVRIAGELGVVALRGDATQEGLLKFGAFLNEAKAVIIAAGRDDTNALILLTVRNLNSRCRVIVSAKEEENVKLFRQGGAQTIISPATYGGYMLAAAVDQQYLADYLEDFLTAGGKVNIQERTVEKQDVGKTASDLQPDVLLRVYRQGTIISPWEFQKSHRLEQGDVMLLFKPVSEDAPSA, encoded by the coding sequence ATGCCCACCGACCTTGATCCGTTTCGCACCCTCTTGAGCAGAATTATATTGGTGGTCATGCTGTTTTGCTTTTTGACGGGGATCCTGTGGTTGGATCGAAACGGGCTCAAGGATCAAATAGATGGAGAGATCTCATTTTCAGATGTGATTTATTTCACGATGGTCACGGTGACCACAGTCGGTTATGGGGACATTGTGCCGGTCACGACACGGGCCCGCCTGATTGATGCATTAGTCGTGACGCCGGTCCGCATATTTCTATGGGTCATTTTTTTAGGTACCGCCTATCAATTGGCGTTCAGGCAATTTACCGAGGTATTTCGCATGGCAAAACTCCAGAGGTCACTCGATCAACATGTCGTCATCTGCGGATTCGGTCATACCGGATATTCGACCGTCAAAGAACTGCTCGCCAAAGGTACAAACCCTGACCATATTCTGGTTATCGATCCCGGTGAGGAACGAGTACGCATCGCGGGTGAATTGGGAGTCGTGGCACTCAGAGGGGATGCGACGCAGGAAGGGCTGCTGAAATTTGGTGCGTTCCTCAATGAAGCCAAAGCCGTCATTATTGCCGCCGGGCGGGATGATACCAATGCCCTCATTTTGTTAACTGTCCGTAATTTGAATTCCCGTTGTCGGGTAATTGTCAGTGCGAAGGAAGAAGAAAACGTCAAACTGTTTCGGCAAGGAGGGGCGCAAACCATTATTTCCCCGGCAACATATGGCGGATATATGTTGGCGGCTGCAGTGGACCAACAATATTTGGCAGATTATTTAGAAGATTTTTTGACCGCGGGGGGAAAGGTCAATATCCAGGAGCGAACAGTGGAAAAGCAGGATGTCGGGAAGACGGCTTCGGATTTACAGCCGGATGTGTTACTCCGAGTGTATCGACAAGGAACGATTATTTCCCCCTGGGAATTTCAAAAAAGTCATAGGCTCGAACAGGGCGACGTCATGTTATTGTTTAAACCGGTTTCGGAGGATGCGCCTTCCGCTTAA
- a CDS encoding sulfite exporter TauE/SafE family protein, which translates to MDFHYLLALLSGGIVGVLLGATGGGGSLVAIPLLVYVVGVPVQNATTMSLIVVGYSALFGAWHESRQQRVHFISAILFSLTGMFGAWIGAHGHQLVPDSLVLFAFGNLLLFISMWTFWKNYEGEHNDVPSGCAKEFSWRCALKALTFGWGVGLLTGFFGVGGGFLIVPALMFLMGFPIRLAIGTSLLIIALISIGGVIGHFEGAHLDVVLTGLVLLGSLLGLLFGSQVTQSIPAHHLRRGVAILIGVIGILLIMANARPLIF; encoded by the coding sequence ATGGACTTCCACTATCTGTTGGCGCTTCTCTCTGGTGGGATCGTCGGCGTGCTGTTAGGGGCCACAGGAGGGGGCGGATCGTTGGTGGCCATCCCCTTATTAGTGTATGTCGTTGGCGTACCGGTACAAAATGCCACGACCATGTCACTCATCGTCGTTGGCTATTCGGCCCTTTTTGGAGCATGGCATGAGAGTCGACAACAACGGGTTCACTTTATCTCGGCCATTTTGTTCAGCCTGACCGGAATGTTCGGCGCTTGGATTGGGGCTCATGGCCACCAGCTCGTTCCGGACTCCCTGGTCCTCTTTGCATTTGGCAACCTGCTCCTGTTTATTAGCATGTGGACGTTTTGGAAAAATTATGAAGGAGAACACAACGACGTTCCGAGCGGATGCGCAAAGGAATTCTCCTGGCGCTGTGCATTGAAAGCCCTCACGTTCGGATGGGGAGTTGGACTATTGACCGGATTTTTTGGAGTCGGAGGAGGATTTCTCATTGTTCCCGCCTTGATGTTTCTCATGGGGTTTCCCATTCGCTTAGCTATAGGCACATCACTTTTGATCATTGCCCTAATTTCCATCGGCGGGGTAATCGGCCATTTTGAGGGGGCACACCTGGATGTGGTGCTTACAGGATTGGTGTTACTCGGCAGTCTTCTCGGGCTTCTGTTTGGTTCACAAGTCACTCAATCAATTCCTGCTCACCATTTGAGACGGGGCGTGGCCATATTAATCGGAGTCATCGGAATTTTATTGATCATGGCCAACGCGAGGCCACTCATCTTTTAG
- a CDS encoding PAS domain S-box protein — MSPAPENVQQDNTDTSRMLKHLEQHHALILKAAGEGIFGLDLEGRHTFVNPAAAKMLGYEPQELIGQPSHSLWHHTKSDGTPYPQEQCPNYASYKDGQVHRGDNEVFWRKNGTSFPVEYSSTPIRNDEGALVGAVVVFQDITYRRQCEKSLEQFRRHNDMILQAAGEGIFGLDLEGHHTFVNPAANKLLGYEAGELFGKPSHITWHHTKSDGSPYPAKECPIYKAYKDGLVHHGEEEIFWKKDGTSFPARYTSTPIWDDQGKLAGAVVTFQDITEKKRMAAQLLEEAKLAEVTRVLGDIGHDIKNMLMPVLSGADLLKDELDEQFPTLIQEKAKGAETSYANSLDLIRMIVTNARRIQDRVREIADAVKGVTSPPHFTPCRIRDVVDGVLDTLRTYAAEKGITLLTDGLDALPVIDADERRLFNAFYNLINNAIPEVPRGGSVTVGGSPGPRPDTVELTVADTGRGMPPEVRDCLFTAQAISTKKEGTGLGTKIVKDAIDLHHGLITVESEEGHGTTFRLVLPITQITSSPARSGNS; from the coding sequence ATGTCCCCAGCACCAGAAAATGTACAGCAGGACAATACGGACACTTCACGTATGTTGAAACATCTTGAACAACACCACGCCCTCATTTTAAAAGCCGCGGGTGAAGGGATATTCGGGTTGGATCTGGAGGGTCGGCATACCTTTGTGAACCCTGCAGCCGCGAAAATGTTGGGTTACGAGCCCCAGGAATTGATCGGCCAACCCAGCCACTCTCTCTGGCATCACACCAAATCCGATGGCACTCCCTACCCGCAGGAACAATGCCCGAACTATGCATCGTACAAAGATGGCCAGGTGCATCGAGGCGACAACGAAGTGTTCTGGCGAAAGAATGGCACCAGTTTTCCCGTCGAATACTCCAGCACACCTATTCGAAATGATGAAGGGGCCCTGGTCGGCGCCGTTGTGGTTTTTCAAGATATTACCTATCGCCGGCAATGTGAAAAATCCCTTGAACAATTTCGTCGACACAACGATATGATTTTACAGGCTGCCGGTGAAGGCATTTTTGGATTAGACCTCGAAGGACATCACACCTTTGTCAATCCGGCTGCCAACAAGTTATTAGGCTATGAGGCCGGCGAGTTATTTGGAAAACCCAGTCACATTACCTGGCACCACACAAAATCTGATGGCTCTCCTTACCCGGCTAAAGAATGTCCAATCTATAAGGCCTATAAAGATGGGTTGGTTCATCATGGTGAGGAAGAGATTTTCTGGAAAAAAGATGGGACGAGCTTCCCTGCCCGGTATACAAGCACCCCGATCTGGGACGACCAAGGAAAATTAGCTGGAGCCGTGGTCACGTTTCAGGATATCACCGAAAAGAAACGTATGGCTGCTCAATTATTAGAAGAAGCTAAGCTTGCGGAAGTGACCAGAGTCCTTGGGGATATCGGGCACGATATCAAAAATATGTTGATGCCTGTGCTTTCCGGCGCAGATTTATTGAAGGATGAATTGGACGAACAGTTCCCCACCTTAATCCAGGAAAAGGCGAAAGGGGCAGAGACCAGTTATGCCAACAGCCTGGATCTGATAAGGATGATCGTTACGAATGCCAGACGCATTCAGGACCGTGTTAGGGAAATCGCGGATGCCGTTAAAGGTGTTACCAGTCCTCCACATTTCACACCCTGCCGCATACGAGACGTCGTGGATGGAGTGCTCGACACTCTTCGCACCTACGCCGCAGAAAAAGGCATTACCCTCCTGACCGATGGCCTTGATGCCCTGCCTGTCATTGATGCAGACGAACGTCGACTGTTTAATGCCTTTTACAATCTCATCAATAATGCCATCCCGGAAGTGCCCCGAGGAGGATCAGTCACGGTCGGCGGATCTCCAGGACCGCGTCCGGATACTGTCGAGTTGACGGTAGCCGATACGGGGAGAGGCATGCCGCCTGAAGTTCGAGACTGCCTCTTTACCGCTCAGGCTATCAGCACCAAAAAGGAAGGAACAGGGCTCGGGACCAAAATTGTCAAAGATGCCATCGACCTCCATCACGGTCTCATTACGGTCGAAAGTGAAGAGGGCCACGGAACAACGTTTCGTCTTGTTCTTCCCATCACTCAAATCACTTCATCTCCAGCCAGGTCTGGGAACTCATGA